In the genome of Pontibacter actiniarum, the window AAGCCGCAGCAGGTTTCGCTGTCTTCCATCTCCACCAGTTCCAGCCCGGCCACATTGCTTAGCAGTTCGCGCGGTCCTGCTTTAATGCCGCACTCCCGCAGCGCACTGCAGGAGTCATGGTAGGTGTACCTGCCCGGCAGGGCGGCGCCGTCAATACGCGTAATACCCATCACATCCGTCAGGAACTCCGTCAGTTCGTACACCTTCTTCTGCATGGCGCGGTACTTCACCAACTTCGACGACTTCACGAAGATATCCTGGTAGGCGTTGCGTACCATGCCCACACAAGAGGCCGAAGGAGCCACGATGTAATGGGATGTCTCACTGGAGAAATCATCCAGGAACTTATCGGCCACTTCCCGGGCCTCGTTGAAGAAACCAGCGTTGAAGGCGGGTTGCCCGCAGCAGGTCTGGTTGGGGTTATAGCGCACTTCGCAGCCTGCCTTCTCCAGCACCTTCACCATGTTCATGGCAGTATCCGGGAACAGCTGATCGACGAAGCACGGCACAAAAATATCTACTATTGTTCTGCTTGCCATAGGTTATAGAAACACAGCTCCTGACTCGGCCATTGCAACCTGCAGGGCGGGTTTGTTGAGGCTCA includes:
- a CDS encoding (Fe-S)-binding protein — encoded protein: MASRTIVDIFVPCFVDQLFPDTAMNMVKVLEKAGCEVRYNPNQTCCGQPAFNAGFFNEAREVADKFLDDFSSETSHYIVAPSASCVGMVRNAYQDIFVKSSKLVKYRAMQKKVYELTEFLTDVMGITRIDGAALPGRYTYHDSCSALRECGIKAGPRELLSNVAGLELVEMEDSETCCGFGGTFAVKFEAISTAMAEQKVDNAIATGADYIVSTDSSCLMHLEAYIQKQNKPIKTMHIADVLASGW